One Ruegeria pomeroyi DSS-3 genomic region harbors:
- the haoB gene encoding hydroxylamine oxidation protein HaoB has translation MYRLLPSRTIAVLLSVIVPMAVAGIFFFSRGGSVADNTPDPYAYKVAEEELSEETRQLAGMIEGAQAKIYDLTVPETDLALARAEVIELPGGRDLIVGWQSRVTEPVLRSDIKPSEEIALITALKSHLPEDAVVLAMPDLSDRLSQFAPSHYPLAAMAGQQAYRAPAGTEDTVLRMEKRWLGERSETEQPELFRDFIDAMVAEDAYGLARLQVMAGGSEAYIALHVRDSFDVGITAPDKILVGLKDFPGGTHAHDVTRQVKTWIADQDYAAYTVSQIGDDTIRSYFLADAKDKATLLGQLLPFNTARVGLVPGAKLVFQTGGYWVYRIDPVAATN, from the coding sequence ATGTACAGACTTCTCCCCTCCCGAACGATCGCTGTCCTTCTGTCGGTCATTGTACCGATGGCGGTTGCTGGTATTTTCTTTTTTTCCCGAGGCGGCAGTGTCGCCGATAACACGCCGGATCCCTACGCCTATAAGGTAGCAGAGGAGGAGCTGTCGGAAGAAACACGGCAACTGGCAGGTATGATCGAAGGCGCGCAGGCAAAGATCTATGACCTGACGGTGCCGGAAACCGATCTGGCGCTGGCACGGGCCGAGGTGATCGAATTGCCGGGCGGGCGTGATCTGATCGTTGGCTGGCAAAGCCGGGTGACCGAGCCTGTCCTGCGGTCGGATATCAAGCCATCCGAGGAAATTGCGCTGATCACGGCGCTGAAGTCGCATCTGCCCGAGGATGCAGTTGTTCTTGCGATGCCGGATCTGTCGGATCGTCTGAGCCAGTTTGCGCCCAGTCACTATCCGCTGGCGGCGATGGCGGGCCAGCAGGCATATCGCGCCCCGGCGGGCACCGAGGATACCGTTCTGAGGATGGAAAAGCGGTGGCTGGGCGAACGCTCCGAAACCGAGCAGCCGGAATTGTTTCGTGACTTCATCGACGCAATGGTGGCCGAAGATGCCTATGGTCTTGCCCGGTTGCAGGTTATGGCCGGGGGCAGTGAAGCTTACATCGCTTTGCATGTCCGCGACAGTTTCGATGTGGGCATCACCGCACCGGACAAGATCCTGGTGGGGCTCAAGGATTTCCCTGGCGGCACCCATGCCCATGACGTGACCCGGCAGGTCAAGACCTGGATCGCCGATCAGGATTATGCCGCCTACACGGTCAGCCAGATCGGTGATGACACGATCCGGAGCTACTTCCTGGCCGATGCCAAGGACAAGGCCACGCTGCTGGGGCAGCTGTTGCCGTTCAACACCGCCCGTGTCGGCCTGGTGCCCGGAGCGAAGCTGGTTTTTCAAACCGGCGGCTACTGGGTCTACCGGATCGACCCTGTCGCGGCAACAAACTGA
- a CDS encoding multiheme c-type cytochrome, whose amino-acid sequence MAAKLNFLNKIRPALCVLFSALLITPARAEIPDALYTALGLDKDVAPNVLYDALVKRYRDPEQGAGEGAFADLWEPIPFSAYMAPQNFYQGPDLDIEVSRTECVECHESVTPGWVHSWENSVHGNLDEIRGLDASDSRHYKQELIGQVETNLHSMGLLEEGQRLNDVGCIDCHMGVGVESGNHKTDLYMPDAASCGQCHVQEFAERESERDTLDWPQDQWPDGRPSHALSYIANVETAIWAGMEQREVAAGCTMCHTTQNTCNSCHTRHEFSAAEARKPEACSTCHNGVDHNEFENFMLSKHGVIYNASGDEWDWELPLAQAFEQGGQTAPTCQTCHMEYEGEYGHNLVQKVRWGFNPMPEIADNLDHPWFEERKESWVATCTQCHSESFARSYLDVMDQGTIDGIELVKEAKVIMQGLYDDGMLTGQTTNRPAPPAPDEDAPGGFFGFFASQGNNPTAIDVEYAEMWEQHIMKHFKGLAHVNPGGFTYSNGWAKLIRSLARIKDADTTLREKADMLARIKKLEEGN is encoded by the coding sequence ATGGCAGCCAAGTTGAATTTCCTGAACAAGATCCGGCCGGCGCTTTGTGTGTTGTTCAGCGCGTTACTGATAACCCCGGCCCGGGCGGAAATACCCGACGCGCTTTACACCGCGCTGGGTCTGGACAAGGATGTTGCGCCGAATGTGTTGTATGACGCGTTGGTGAAACGCTACCGCGATCCCGAGCAGGGCGCCGGTGAGGGCGCTTTTGCCGACCTGTGGGAGCCGATCCCGTTTTCGGCCTATATGGCGCCGCAGAATTTCTACCAAGGCCCGGATCTGGACATCGAGGTGTCGCGCACCGAATGCGTGGAATGCCATGAAAGCGTGACCCCGGGCTGGGTGCATTCCTGGGAAAACTCGGTGCATGGCAATCTGGACGAGATCCGGGGCCTGGATGCCTCTGACAGCCGTCATTACAAGCAGGAACTGATCGGGCAGGTCGAAACCAACCTGCACTCGATGGGTCTGCTGGAAGAAGGTCAGCGTCTGAATGATGTCGGTTGCATTGACTGCCACATGGGCGTGGGGGTCGAAAGCGGCAATCACAAGACCGATCTTTACATGCCGGATGCAGCGAGTTGCGGGCAATGCCACGTTCAGGAGTTTGCCGAGCGAGAATCCGAGCGTGACACGCTGGACTGGCCACAGGATCAGTGGCCGGACGGGCGCCCGAGCCATGCGCTGTCATATATCGCCAATGTCGAAACGGCGATCTGGGCCGGGATGGAGCAGCGCGAAGTGGCCGCAGGCTGCACCATGTGCCACACCACGCAGAACACCTGTAACTCCTGTCATACACGTCATGAGTTCTCGGCTGCCGAGGCGCGCAAGCCCGAGGCCTGTTCGACCTGCCACAACGGCGTGGACCACAACGAGTTCGAAAACTTCATGCTGTCCAAGCATGGCGTGATCTACAACGCGTCGGGCGACGAATGGGACTGGGAACTGCCGCTGGCGCAGGCCTTCGAACAGGGCGGGCAGACCGCGCCCACCTGCCAGACCTGCCACATGGAATATGAAGGCGAGTATGGCCACAACCTGGTTCAGAAGGTGCGCTGGGGCTTCAACCCGATGCCCGAGATCGCCGACAATCTTGACCATCCGTGGTTCGAGGAGCGTAAGGAAAGCTGGGTTGCCACCTGTACGCAGTGCCACTCGGAAAGCTTTGCTCGCTCGTATCTTGACGTGATGGATCAGGGCACGATCGACGGCATCGAGCTGGTGAAAGAAGCCAAGGTCATCATGCAAGGTCTCTACGATGACGGGATGCTGACCGGTCAGACCACCAACCGTCCGGCGCCCCCGGCACCCGATGAGGATGCGCCCGGTGGCTTCTTCGGCTTCTTCGCCAGTCAGGGCAACAATCCGACCGCGATTGATGTCGAATATGCCGAGATGTGGGAACAGCATATCATGAAGCACTTCAAGGGGCTGGCGCATGTCAACCCGGGCGGCTTCACCTACTCGAATGGCTGGGCCAAGCTGATCCGCAGCCTTGCCCGGATCAAGGACGCAGACACCACCCTGCGTGAGAAGGCCGACATGCTGGCCCGCATCAAGAAACTGGAGGAGGGCAATTGA
- the hisD gene encoding histidinol dehydrogenase, which translates to MPQFLDSRQPDFETAFTALLGAKREDSPDVDAVVAGIIADVRARGDAAVIELTERFDRVALTPQSLRFSTEEIAQAVDEVPAPERAALELAAARIRAYHERQMPQDADWTDDTGARLGWRWSAVSAAGLYVPGGLASYPSSVLMNAIPAKVAGVGRLAIAVPTPDGQVNPLVLLAAQISGVDEVYRIGGAQAIAALAYGTDTIAPVDKITGPGNAFVAAAKRRVFGKVGIDMIAGPSEILVIADRDNDPDWIALDLLSQAEHDESAQSILITDDAAFGRAVAEAVDKRLETLERRAIAGVSWRDFGAVITVSDLDEAAALSNRIAPEHLELCVSDPEALAARTIHAGAIFLGQYTPEAIGDYVGGPNHVLPTARSARFSSGLSVMDFLKRTTMSRMTPEALRAIGPAAAQLARSESLEAHGLSVQARLDRLNG; encoded by the coding sequence ATGCCCCAGTTCCTCGACAGCCGCCAACCCGATTTCGAGACCGCCTTTACCGCCCTCCTGGGTGCCAAGCGCGAGGACAGCCCAGATGTCGATGCGGTGGTGGCCGGGATCATCGCCGATGTGCGCGCCCGCGGCGATGCGGCGGTGATCGAGTTGACCGAGCGGTTCGACCGGGTCGCGCTGACGCCACAGTCGCTGCGGTTCTCCACCGAAGAGATCGCGCAAGCGGTCGATGAGGTGCCCGCCCCCGAACGCGCCGCGCTGGAACTGGCCGCCGCGCGCATCCGGGCCTATCACGAGCGGCAGATGCCGCAGGATGCGGACTGGACCGATGACACCGGCGCGCGGCTGGGCTGGCGCTGGTCGGCGGTCTCGGCGGCGGGGCTTTACGTGCCGGGCGGTCTGGCCTCCTACCCCTCCTCGGTGCTGATGAACGCCATTCCGGCCAAGGTGGCGGGCGTGGGTCGTCTGGCCATCGCCGTGCCCACCCCCGATGGGCAGGTCAACCCGCTGGTGCTGCTGGCCGCGCAGATCTCGGGCGTTGACGAGGTCTATCGCATCGGCGGCGCCCAGGCGATTGCCGCGCTCGCCTATGGCACTGACACCATCGCCCCGGTCGATAAGATCACCGGCCCCGGCAACGCCTTTGTTGCGGCAGCCAAGCGACGGGTGTTCGGCAAGGTGGGCATCGACATGATCGCCGGTCCTTCCGAGATCCTGGTGATTGCAGACCGCGACAACGATCCCGACTGGATCGCGCTCGACCTGCTCAGCCAGGCCGAACATGACGAAAGCGCCCAGTCGATCCTGATCACCGACGATGCCGCCTTTGGCCGGGCCGTGGCCGAAGCGGTGGACAAGCGGCTGGAAACGCTGGAACGCCGCGCCATCGCCGGGGTCAGCTGGCGCGATTTCGGCGCCGTCATCACCGTATCCGACCTGGACGAAGCGGCGGCGCTGTCCAACCGTATCGCGCCCGAGCACCTGGAGCTGTGCGTCTCAGACCCCGAGGCGTTGGCGGCCAGGACCATACATGCCGGGGCCATCTTCCTGGGTCAGTATACGCCCGAGGCAATCGGCGATTATGTCGGCGGCCCCAACCACGTGCTGCCCACCGCGCGCTCGGCCCGGTTCTCATCCGGTTTGAGCGTGATGGACTTCCTCAAGCGCACCACAATGTCGCGAATGACACCCGAGGCGCTGCGCGCCATCGGCCCGGCGGCGGCACAGCTGGCGCGCTCGGAAAGCCTCGAAGCGCATGGGTTGTCGGTTCAGGCCCGGCTCGACCGGTTGAACGGCTAG
- a CDS encoding trypsin-like serine peptidase, with product MLTNFHVIKDMIDLPLEPGDLQIRFDYSATTGIEEGKGAVFDVAEDWLIAHSETGPKLEEDYAWDKLAKRRAWLRAVDGFWDYAAIRLTGAPGLQRGWFDLARVTQDVPNGVWILHHPGSEEHTITGGKVVYGQPRQQRLFHQATTARGSSGGLALDQNGQPVALHYLGLEALTPPPDARHHPALNVAVPLTAVAADLAAKEVLGKLAEIPGLSPVGGCLDGRRPVFGRADYIAALEQLWKGDRRILRVHVESHEEVAVTRPGKSFSVEILRALFAAPEHHHIVFRAGDVQVDAYRMACDTLASFAPDAVASLPEAPDTTTPAYVKRLVSKFMQQVSDRLGDRMVWILLDDLDRHDLSDASGREFLSTLYEQIGRQDNLRLVLIGLREDIQINGLDPQLVLHSAIRLSDLSDPGQIFREWLNMRGARDKPFDETSLRFLSSIIASLAGSEAPLERMSDFVETHVAGAADALFGRVGARDPQGLEGE from the coding sequence GTGCTGACCAATTTCCACGTGATCAAGGATATGATCGACCTGCCGCTGGAGCCGGGCGATCTGCAGATCCGCTTCGACTATTCCGCGACAACCGGCATCGAAGAGGGCAAGGGCGCGGTGTTCGACGTGGCCGAGGACTGGTTGATCGCCCACAGCGAGACCGGGCCCAAACTGGAAGAGGATTACGCCTGGGACAAGCTGGCCAAGCGGCGCGCCTGGCTGCGCGCGGTCGATGGGTTCTGGGACTATGCTGCGATCCGGCTGACCGGCGCGCCGGGTCTGCAACGGGGTTGGTTCGATCTGGCGCGGGTAACGCAGGACGTGCCGAATGGGGTTTGGATCCTGCATCATCCGGGTTCGGAGGAACACACGATCACCGGCGGCAAGGTGGTCTATGGCCAACCGCGCCAGCAGCGGTTGTTTCATCAGGCGACTACGGCGCGTGGCTCCTCGGGCGGGCTGGCGCTGGACCAGAATGGTCAACCGGTGGCGCTGCACTATCTGGGGCTCGAGGCCCTGACCCCTCCGCCCGATGCCCGTCATCATCCCGCGCTCAACGTGGCGGTCCCGCTCACCGCCGTCGCCGCCGATCTGGCAGCCAAGGAGGTGCTGGGCAAGCTGGCCGAGATCCCCGGCCTCAGCCCGGTGGGGGGCTGTCTGGACGGGCGCCGACCGGTCTTTGGCCGCGCCGATTACATCGCCGCGCTCGAGCAGCTGTGGAAGGGCGACCGCCGCATTCTGCGCGTGCATGTGGAATCCCACGAGGAGGTGGCGGTCACCCGCCCGGGCAAAAGCTTTTCGGTCGAGATCCTGCGCGCGCTCTTTGCCGCGCCCGAACACCATCATATCGTGTTTCGCGCCGGCGACGTACAGGTCGATGCCTATCGCATGGCCTGCGATACGCTGGCCAGCTTTGCCCCCGATGCGGTGGCCAGCCTGCCCGAGGCACCCGACACCACCACCCCGGCCTATGTCAAACGGCTGGTGTCGAAGTTCATGCAGCAGGTCAGCGACCGGCTGGGCGACCGCATGGTCTGGATCCTGCTTGACGATCTGGACCGGCACGACCTGTCCGATGCCTCGGGGCGCGAATTCCTGTCGACGCTGTATGAACAGATCGGGCGGCAGGACAATCTGCGGCTGGTGTTGATCGGCTTGCGCGAGGATATCCAGATCAACGGGCTCGACCCCCAACTGGTGCTGCACTCGGCCATTCGCCTGAGCGACCTGTCCGATCCGGGGCAGATCTTTCGCGAATGGCTGAACATGCGCGGGGCGCGGGACAAGCCCTTTGACGAGACCAGCCTGCGTTTCCTCAGCAGCATCATCGCCTCGCTTGCCGGGTCCGAGGCGCCGCTGGAGCGGATGTCTGACTTTGTCGAAACCCATGTGGCTGGCGCGGCGGATGCGCTGTTCGGGCGGGTCGGCGCCCGCGATCCGCAGGGTCTGGAGGGCGAGTGA
- a CDS encoding S8 family serine peptidase — translation MLDLLKAAARVATPTGQEALPTDILSFTLEYPEPVTAEAARGAIAALLEGDRFDLFPATQADDDMLILQFPGVPIEQSPGYLFAEAAALKEALDLVSVTPDILPPFTDAESVPPPVENVGDVIWDLCRAHTPPLADRNWALRLIKADRAMSRFGVTGAGQRIGQPDTGVAAHHELKHGVDKARGYNFVDNTPDPTDPLLPSMGSPGHGTGTASVVISRRSGRVNGSAPRASLVPLRTNNAVVIGSWAPVARALDHARAQGCRIVTMSLGSGFAPRLIRRAVARAVSADMILLAAAGNCVRFVTYPAFDRNVIAVAGVDHAGRRWRGSCRGPEVDIAAPAENVHVARRRPGETDLSDVTDTGQGTSFAVALTAGVAALWLEHHGWTALRQEARRRGLPLQELFRAALRQSANAPAGWDHSQMGAGIVDAEALLALDPADIMVGAAPESAGPAELLFGADFDAGGLQAEAEYLAFDWRLRERPEASATVENAMREMPSPALAALLGDRQPLGEPGLVLAPAAPPAPLDRAFRRLAAGRGGTTESAADLSYEASVDRLRGEGLDTVMETVNELFQARAESAPDLVDTDMQAEAADKIRQAVQSHLDPDRDVRLSPGEVGFALEALVKLSGRPAIRVQADGSELFDPLLGTWRADLLTAVSRWQPLVRAVGRIDARNPQGVWVHVGTGFLLADGLVMTNRHVIDAFAEPMPEENGQRPFKLRFPVSIIFDPDAADETTRYTLTEVATAGGARIGRTVNMARLDMALMRIDPDNGHAPPPDPIDRGLISTTDLALTKILVAGYPAEPRNVRGPDPRQDQDTYLAFWARLGELYGDRYGVKYISPGMIEARPGAVTGDPRGWAFSHDATTLPGNSGSAILSLHNPGQLCGLHFGGQSLETNLAHDIQAVLGMGDGAFATGLLNGQGE, via the coding sequence ATGCTTGACCTGTTGAAAGCCGCGGCACGGGTGGCGACGCCCACCGGGCAGGAGGCGCTGCCCACCGACATCCTGTCCTTTACTCTGGAATACCCCGAACCGGTTACTGCCGAGGCCGCGCGCGGCGCCATCGCCGCGCTGCTGGAAGGGGACCGGTTCGATCTGTTCCCTGCCACCCAGGCCGATGACGACATGTTGATCCTGCAGTTTCCCGGCGTGCCGATCGAACAGTCGCCCGGATATCTCTTTGCCGAGGCGGCTGCGCTGAAAGAGGCGCTGGATCTGGTCTCGGTCACGCCTGATATCCTGCCGCCCTTTACCGATGCCGAAAGCGTGCCGCCGCCGGTCGAAAACGTGGGCGATGTGATCTGGGACCTGTGCCGTGCGCATACGCCGCCGCTGGCGGATCGCAACTGGGCGCTGCGGCTGATCAAGGCCGACCGGGCAATGTCGCGGTTCGGGGTCACCGGGGCCGGGCAGCGGATCGGCCAGCCCGATACGGGCGTGGCCGCCCATCACGAGCTGAAACACGGTGTCGACAAGGCGCGCGGATACAACTTTGTCGACAACACGCCCGACCCGACCGACCCCCTGTTGCCCTCGATGGGATCGCCGGGCCATGGCACCGGCACCGCCTCGGTGGTGATCAGCCGCCGCTCGGGCCGGGTCAATGGCAGCGCGCCGCGCGCCTCGCTGGTGCCTCTGCGCACCAATAACGCCGTGGTGATCGGATCCTGGGCGCCGGTGGCGCGCGCGTTGGACCACGCACGGGCACAGGGCTGCCGGATCGTGACCATGAGCCTGGGCAGCGGCTTTGCCCCCCGGCTGATCCGCCGCGCGGTGGCGCGCGCGGTTTCGGCCGACATGATCCTGCTGGCGGCGGCGGGCAATTGCGTGCGTTTCGTCACCTATCCCGCCTTTGACCGCAACGTGATCGCGGTGGCCGGGGTGGATCATGCCGGCCGGCGCTGGCGCGGGTCGTGCCGGGGCCCCGAGGTCGATATTGCCGCTCCGGCGGAGAATGTGCATGTGGCGCGCCGCCGCCCGGGCGAGACCGATCTGAGCGATGTGACCGATACCGGGCAGGGTACCTCGTTTGCGGTGGCGCTGACGGCGGGGGTGGCGGCGCTGTGGCTGGAACATCACGGCTGGACCGCGCTGCGACAAGAGGCGCGGCGCCGGGGCCTGCCGCTGCAGGAACTGTTCCGCGCCGCCCTGCGCCAGAGTGCAAATGCGCCTGCCGGGTGGGATCACTCCCAGATGGGCGCGGGCATCGTTGACGCCGAGGCGCTGCTGGCGCTTGATCCCGCCGATATCATGGTCGGCGCCGCCCCCGAAAGCGCCGGTCCCGCCGAACTGCTGTTCGGCGCCGATTTCGACGCGGGTGGCCTGCAGGCCGAGGCGGAATACCTTGCCTTCGACTGGCGGCTGCGCGAACGGCCCGAGGCCTCGGCCACGGTCGAGAACGCGATGCGCGAAATGCCGTCTCCGGCGCTGGCTGCGCTGCTGGGTGACCGGCAGCCGCTGGGCGAGCCGGGGCTGGTGTTGGCCCCCGCCGCACCGCCCGCGCCGCTGGACCGTGCCTTTCGCCGGCTGGCCGCCGGGCGCGGCGGCACCACCGAAAGCGCCGCCGATCTCAGCTATGAGGCCTCGGTCGACCGGCTCAGGGGCGAGGGGCTGGACACGGTGATGGAGACGGTGAACGAGCTGTTCCAGGCCCGTGCCGAGTCCGCCCCCGACCTGGTCGACACCGACATGCAGGCCGAAGCGGCGGACAAGATCCGCCAGGCGGTGCAATCGCATCTGGACCCGGATCGCGACGTGCGCCTCAGCCCGGGCGAGGTGGGCTTTGCGCTCGAGGCGCTGGTCAAGCTCAGCGGGCGGCCTGCGATCCGGGTTCAGGCGGACGGGTCCGAACTGTTCGATCCGCTGCTGGGCACCTGGCGGGCCGATCTGCTGACGGCGGTCAGCCGCTGGCAACCGCTGGTGCGCGCGGTGGGCCGCATCGACGCGCGCAATCCGCAAGGGGTCTGGGTGCATGTGGGCACCGGGTTCCTGCTGGCGGACGGGTTGGTGATGACCAACCGCCACGTGATCGACGCCTTTGCTGAGCCGATGCCCGAGGAGAACGGCCAGCGCCCGTTCAAGCTGCGCTTTCCGGTCTCGATCATCTTCGACCCGGACGCCGCCGACGAGACCACCCGCTATACCCTTACCGAGGTGGCGACGGCGGGCGGGGCACGGATCGGGCGCACGGTCAACATGGCGCGGCTCGACATGGCGCTGATGCGGATCGACCCGGACAATGGCCATGCTCCGCCGCCCGACCCGATCGACCGGGGTCTGATCTCGACCACCGATCTGGCGCTGACCAAGATTCTGGTGGCCGGCTATCCGGCCGAGCCGCGCAATGTGCGCGGCCCCGACCCGCGTCAGGACCAGGATACCTATCTGGCGTTCTGGGCGCGGCTGGGCGAGCTTTATGGCGACCGCTACGGGGTGAAATACATCAGCCCCGGCATGATCGAGGCGCGCCCGGGCGCGGTGACGGGCGATCCGCGCGGCTGGGCCTTCAGCCATGATGCGACCACCTTACCCGGCAACTCGGGTTCGGCCATCCTGTCGCTGCACAATCCGGGTCAGCTGTGCGGGCTGCATTTCGGCGGGCAGTCGCTGGAAACCAACCTGGCGCATGATATTCAGGCGGTGCTGGGGATGGGCGACGGGGCCTTTGCCACCGGGTTGCTGAACGGGCAGGGGGAATGA
- a CDS encoding Crp/Fnr family transcriptional regulator, with amino-acid sequence MSLLAGLEAEILSRFAADLELVTVHTGQTVMEQGETSTEMYVVVRGRLVGLLLSPNGKEVAFTEITAGRYFGELSALDGRPRSLTISAAETTVLARMPAQRLLDWMAREPRLAHNLAIDLAERNRVLTERVFGLVVHDVDKRVRALLIQQAQAARQLKPGGVLDPSPTHDAIANYIGATREAVSRVMARLSAAGVIETGRRRLEIADIEQLFEGL; translated from the coding sequence GTGTCGCTTCTGGCCGGGCTCGAGGCCGAGATACTGTCCCGGTTCGCCGCCGACCTGGAGCTGGTGACGGTGCATACCGGCCAGACCGTGATGGAACAGGGCGAAACCTCGACCGAGATGTATGTGGTGGTCCGGGGCCGCCTGGTCGGGCTGCTCCTGTCGCCCAACGGCAAGGAGGTCGCCTTTACCGAGATCACCGCCGGGCGCTATTTCGGAGAGTTGTCGGCGCTCGACGGGCGACCCCGCTCGCTGACCATCTCGGCTGCCGAAACCACGGTTCTGGCGCGGATGCCGGCGCAGCGCCTGCTCGACTGGATGGCGCGCGAACCCCGGCTGGCCCATAACCTGGCCATCGACCTGGCCGAGCGCAACCGGGTGCTGACCGAACGGGTGTTCGGCCTGGTGGTGCATGACGTGGACAAACGGGTGCGCGCGCTGCTGATCCAGCAGGCGCAGGCGGCGCGGCAGCTGAAACCGGGCGGCGTGCTGGATCCCAGCCCCACCCATGATGCGATCGCCAACTATATCGGCGCCACGCGAGAGGCGGTCAGCCGCGTGATGGCACGGCTCTCTGCCGCAGGTGTCATCGAAACCGGGCGTCGGCGGCTTGAGATCGCCGATATCGAGCAGCTGTTCGAAGGGCTATGA